A stretch of DNA from Alicyclobacillus acidocaldarius subsp. acidocaldarius Tc-4-1:
TCGACACCGAGCCGCTCAGGAATGAGGTCTTCGCTCCGGCGTTGGGGAAGCGGCCGGCAAACGCGTGGCCGGCGGCCTACCTCGCGGCGCCGCGGGAAGGCATTTCGCACCTTCGCTCGGACGATGTTTTACGGGCGAGATCGCGCGGGGAGAAGCTGAAGCATGTCGCCACCGCCCGCTGGCGTGAGGACGGCGTGGTGGAGGCCTTCGTCCGCGTCGAATCGCTCCCTTCGTCCGATCCGCTGTTTGGCATCGATGGGGTCGAAAATGCACTCGCCATCACGGGCGACGTGGTGGGCACCGTGACGCTCACTGGCCCCGGCGCCGGCGCGCTCCCGACCGCGAGCGCGGTGCTGGAGGACGTGGTCCAACTGGTCGAGGTGTCGCATGCAGGAAACGCAGGCGTCGAGGACGAATTAGAGTGGCGAGTGAATTCATCCAGAAGGTAGGCGAACTATGATCTCTCGTCGCTCTTGGCTCGCAAGCCTCGCATCGTTTGCTCTCGCATGCGCACCACTGGCGGCTCCCATGGCGCAGGCCGCGGCGCGCCCGTCTTCGAGCGTGCCGCACGTCAAAGTCGCGCCTGGACACGTGCGCGTGATTATCGACGGAAAGCTGTACGACGCCATTCGCGTTGGCAACGATACGTACGTCGAGGAAGCCGCGTTCAACGCCTTTGGCACGCCGCATGTCGATCTAGGCAACGGCAGCATCGCGCTCACGGGTCGCAACGTGCAGGGGGTCATCTATTACGGGAAGACGTACGTGCCTTGGTCGGCGCTCGCCCCGTCGGTCCGTGCCATTCCGCTCAAGGGCGGGGGTTTTGAGTTGGTCAGCCAGCCGGTCAAGCATAGCTACGCAGTTTTGATTCAGACCTCGCAGGCGGTGGCGGGCAGCGTAGCGGTGTTGAACGTGGAGACCGTGGACGGAGACAACACCGTGCCGGGGCAGGCCATCACCATTTCGAGTACAGGCTTCAGCCAACTGGAACCGTCCTCCGGCGCGTCTGCCATCCACGTCACCACGGATAGCTCGGGCACGTGGCAGGGCGGATTGACCGACTCGACGGCCGAAACGGTCTATGTGACCGTCTCGTGGAAGACGCCGTCGGGCGGCGTGGTGCGTCAGACCGTACCCGTGCCGTTCCAGGCGCAAAAGACGAATGGAACGTCGGGCAACGCCAGTGGCCCCGCCTCGCAGTCTCCACCCTCGCTCAGCTCGGAGCATCTCGTGGCCTCCACGCCGGTGAGCTTCTATCAAAACGGCGTGTTCCTGCAGGCCTCGAGCGGGGATGAATCCATCACGTTCCAGTTGGACACGGGCGCGTATGAAACGCTTCTCGGCGGGTCGCTTGCCGCCCAGCTCCATCTGCCGAATCTCGGCACCATAGAGGTCGGCGGGATCGGCGGGACGGATGAGGCGTACATGAGCAAGGTGACGCTGAACATCGGCGGTCACGTCTTTCCGGACATCCCTTGCATCGTGGATCCGAGCTGGACCGGGGTTCCGCTTTTGGGATACGGGTTCTTCCAACAAAATGGGTATGATCTCTTGATCTCCCAGACGCAGAGTGCCTTGTACATCATGAAGTGAGGACGTCGGCCAGCGGCGCATGTGGAGGTGACAGCGTTGGCGCGAAAGCGAATGGGTGAGTTGCTCGTGGAGTCAGGCATGCTCGCGCCGGAGCAGTTGGAGATGGCACTCGCGGAGCAGCGGGAGACTGGCGCCCGGCTCGGGGACATTCTCATCAACAACGGCTACATCACCGAGCAGCAGCTCGTGGAAGTCCTCGAGTTTCAGCTCGGGATCCCCCACGTCATCCTGGCGAATATGAAGATCGATCCCGAGGTGTTGAAGCTTATGCCCGAACGCCTCGCGGAGACGTATGTTCTGATTCCGTATCGAAAGAGCGGGAACCGCCTGTACGTCGCGATGGCCGATCCGCTCGACTACTACGCCATCGACGATCTGCGCCGGTCGACCAACCTCGTCATCGTGCCTGCCATCGCGACGCGGCAAGACATCCAGGCTGCCATCTCGCGCCACTATCGAGGGAACGAGGTGTTCGAGACGGCGGTGAGGTCCGTGGCTGAAGCCGCGCCGCAGCGCGCGGAGCCTGAACCCGAGAACCGCGCCGACTCGCCCGTCGTTCGCGCGCTCAACCAGATCCTCATTGAGGCATCGGACGCCGGCGCGTCCGATGTGCACCTGGACCCGCAGGCAGACGGCGTGTTGCTTCGCTTCCGCGTGGACGGCTTTCTCCGCACGGAGCGCGTGATTCCTCGCAATCTTCAGAGCGGCCTCGTGGCGCGCGTGAAGATCTTGGCCCGCCTCAACATCGCGGAACAGCGGCTGCCGCAGGACGGGAGGTTTGAGTTTGCGGAGGGCGGGCGCAAGGTCGACGTGCGAGTCTCTACCATGCCTACCGCGCACGGCGAGAAGGTTGTGCTCCGCGTGTTCGATCTCGCCAAGCGCGCGTTCAGCCTGGACG
This window harbors:
- a CDS encoding retropepsin-like aspartic protease; its protein translation is MAQAAARPSSSVPHVKVAPGHVRVIIDGKLYDAIRVGNDTYVEEAAFNAFGTPHVDLGNGSIALTGRNVQGVIYYGKTYVPWSALAPSVRAIPLKGGGFELVSQPVKHSYAVLIQTSQAVAGSVAVLNVETVDGDNTVPGQAITISSTGFSQLEPSSGASAIHVTTDSSGTWQGGLTDSTAETVYVTVSWKTPSGGVVRQTVPVPFQAQKTNGTSGNASGPASQSPPSLSSEHLVASTPVSFYQNGVFLQASSGDESITFQLDTGAYETLLGGSLAAQLHLPNLGTIEVGGIGGTDEAYMSKVTLNIGGHVFPDIPCIVDPSWTGVPLLGYGFFQQNGYDLLISQTQSALYIMK
- a CDS encoding GspE/PulE family protein, which codes for MARKRMGELLVESGMLAPEQLEMALAEQRETGARLGDILINNGYITEQQLVEVLEFQLGIPHVILANMKIDPEVLKLMPERLAETYVLIPYRKSGNRLYVAMADPLDYYAIDDLRRSTNLVIVPAIATRQDIQAAISRHYRGNEVFETAVRSVAEAAPQRAEPEPENRADSPVVRALNQILIEASDAGASDVHLDPQADGVLLRFRVDGFLRTERVIPRNLQSGLVARVKILARLNIAEQRLPQDGRFEFAEGGRKVDVRVSTMPTAHGEKVVLRVFDLAKRAFSLDELGFSPANRAAFERMITKPYGAVLITGPTGSGKTSTLYAALKRLATPEVNVITIEDPIEYQLEGVNQVQVNPAAGLTFARGLRAILRQDPDIIMVGEIRDNETAEIAMRAALTGHRVLSTLHTNDAASAINRLIDMGVPAYMMASGVIGVVAQRLVRLVCPRCKHERPATPLEQELLEQNGFSADGLVEGRGCAACGNTGYKGRMAVQEVLEVDDDIARLILTSRSTEDYLRAAKERGMRTMFQDGLEKALQGKTTVQEVLRVTAAT